From the Planktothrix tepida PCC 9214 genome, one window contains:
- a CDS encoding calcium-binding protein — translation MNLPXPTPEPTPTPEPTVAPTPEPTPTPEPTVEPTPEPTPAPTVAPSETSSDNTGDKVFNIYDPTDLIKPITFPNLQPNQNLLNSSVVTDRDDTIIGGQDDNQIASGSGNDRTFGSLGNDTISGDSDNDWINGNQDNDLINGADGKDEVFGGRNDDQVRGGSEDDSGFGGLGADLIEGNEGNDILYGNPDNDTISGNSDQDFIWGGKGNDLLDGNSGDDILFGDNGEDTLDGGEGNDQLIGGNDNDLLVGAEGADTLTGGEGSDRFVLVSGYGPDMITDFTQGQDLIVLDGGLSFEQLSLTSVMGTTQIQVNGILLATLNNVDGTLLTSEDFTTSIF, via the coding sequence TTGAACCTACCCNCACCAACACCAGAACCAACACCAACACCGGAGCCAACTGTTGCACCAACACCAGAACCAACACCAACACCGGAGCCAACTGTTGAACCTACCCCAGAACCAACACCAGCACCAACTGTTGCACCCTCTGAAACTTCTTCAGACAACACGGGTGACAAGGTATTTAATATCTATGACCCCACTGACTTAATTAAACCGATCACTTTTCCGAACTTACAACCCAATCAAAATCTCTTAAACTCCTCTGTCGTAACTGATCGAGACGATACAATTATTGGCGGTCAGGATGACAATCAAATTGCAAGTGGTTCAGGAAATGACCGAACTTTTGGGAGCTTGGGGAATGATACAATTTCAGGCGATAGTGACAATGACTGGATTAACGGCAACCAGGATAACGATCTTATTAATGGTGCGGATGGCAAGGATGAAGTTTTCGGTGGACGCAATGACGACCAAGTGCGGGGAGGTAGTGAAGACGATAGTGGGTTTGGGGGTTTGGGAGCCGATTTAATCGAGGGTAATGAGGGTAACGACATCCTCTATGGCAACCCAGATAACGATACAATTTCCGGCAACTCCGATCAAGATTTCATCTGGGGTGGTAAAGGAAATGATTTACTCGATGGTAACTCTGGTGATGATATTCTCTTTGGAGACAATGGAGAAGATACCCTCGATGGTGGAGAAGGAAATGACCAACTCATCGGCGGAAACGATAATGACCTACTCGTAGGAGCCGAAGGTGCAGATACCCTCACGGGTGGGGAAGGAAGCGATCGCTTTGTCCTCGTCTCTGGATATGGCCCTGATATGATTACTGACTTTACCCAGGGTCAAGATCTGATTGTTCTCGATGGGGGTTTGAGCTTTGAGCAACTGAGTCTAACCTCGGTAATGGGTACGACTCAAATTCAGGTGAATGGAATACTTCTGGCAACCCTCAATAACGTTGATGGGACTTTGCTAACTTCAGAGGACTTTACGACTTCTATTTTCTAA